The nucleotide sequence GGAGAAGACCAGCCGGTCGGGATTTTCGCGGACGGCGCGCAGGACGAGGCGCTCGACCTCGCGCCACCAGAGGGCGTTGAGCTCCTCGGCCAGGGGCTCGAGGGCGGGCCGCGAGGTCACCGAAGCCTCGCCGGGCCCGCGCTCGGCGAGGAACCGCTGCACCCAGGGCTCGATTTCTGTAGCCACGGCGTCCCGAGAAGTATACCATCGACGCCCCGCGGGGGGCGCGAAAGCGCCCGGCCCGCGCGTTGTATATCTAATGGGTAAGGGGCATATTTTAAGCTATAATTAAGACCGTCCGATGAGAGCGCGGGCGGTTCAACGGGTCCTGAAGCGCTGCCTGGGACACCGGGAGGGCGAGCCGGTGCTCGTGGTGACCGACGCCCCCCTGGAGCCCCTGGCGCGGGCCTTCCACCAGGAGGCCCTGGCGCTGGGCGTGGAGGCGACGCTCCTGGCCCTTCCCCCGGGGGCCGCCGCCGCAGGCAGACTTCCGCCCTCCGCGGCCGAGGCGCTCCGGGCCGGCGGGTCGGCGGTCCTGATCACCTCCCGCGACCTCCTGCCCGCGGCCGCGCTCCGCGAGGCGTGCGCGCGCCACGGGACGCGCGCGGCCTCCCTGCCCGGCGTGGACCCCGCGCGCCTGGAGGCGCTCCTGGACGTGGACGACGAAGCGCTCGCCCGGCGCAACGAGGAGCTGGCCCGCCGCTTCGAAGGCGCCCGCCGCGTCCGCCTGACGACCCCCGCGGGAACCGACCTCCGCTTCGAAATCGCCGGCCGCCCCGTCCGGCGCGACTCGGGGGACCTGTCCCGCCCCGGCGCCCTCGGAACGCTCCCGGCCGGCGAAGTCGCGGTGGCCCCCGTCGAGGGCACCGCCGAAGGCGTCGTCCGCGCGGACGCCTCGATCGCGGGCCTGGGCCTCCTCGAGCAGCCCGTCACGATCCGCTTCTCCGCCGGGCGGGCGGTCGAGGTGAGCGACGCGCGCCTGCGCGACCTCCTGGCCCCTCATGGACCGGACGCCTTCCAGCTGGGCGAGTTCGGCATCGGCACCAACCCCCGCGCCTCCGTCGTGGGCAACCTCCTCGAGGACGAGAAGGCCGCCGGCACGGCGCACCTGGCCCTCGGGTCCAACGCCGCCCTCGGCGGGCGCGTGGACGTCCCGATCCGCGTGACCGTCGTCCTCCGCGGCGCGCGGGTGGAAATCGACGGCCGCCCGCTGGAGGACGAGTTCCTCACGCCCCCCGCCGGCCCCCCCGTCCCGGCGGACCCGGGCGCCCTCCCGCTGGAGTCCCTCGACGCCTACAAGGTCCTTTTCGAGTGCTCCAACGACCCTCAGTACGTCCTCGATCTGGAAACCCAGCGCTTCCTGGCCGTCAACCCCGGCTTCGAGCGCTTCACCGGATATTCCCGCGACGAACTTCTGGGCGGCGCCCTCACCGTGGGCAAGCTCGTGGCCCGCGAGTCCCAGTCCGTCTACCAGCAGAAGCGGGACGCCCGCCGCGCCGTTTCCGCCGAGCGCTACGAGCTCCGGTTCCTCACCAAGTCCGGCGAAAAAAAGCCCGTGGAGCTTTCCGTGCGCCGCATCACCCTGGCCGGCCGCGAGGTCGTCGTGGGCTCCCTGCGCGACCTCACCCACCGCAAGAAGCTCGAACAGGAGATGTGGGAGAAAATCGAGGAGCTGGGCTACGCCAACAGCCGGATCTACGCCCTCACCGAAAAGATCAAGCGCGTCCCGGAGCTGACGCCTCTGCTTCTGCCCCTGACCGACGAAGAGGAGCTTCTCGAGCGCGCCGCCGCCCTTCTGTGCGCCCGGGAAGGGCTGGGGTACGCGGACGTCTCCTTCTACCTTCTGCGCGAGGACGCCCTGGAGCTCGTTCACTCGACCGTGAAGCTCCGCCGGCGGCGCTTCCCGCTCGCCTCCGATCACCGTCTCGTGCGCGTCCTCCTCGGCGACGAGCCCGGCGGCATGACGCGGGAGCGCGCCGTGATGCCCCTCAAGGGCCGCGAGCGCCACATCGGCGTGCTCGAAGTGTTCTTTCACCCGAAGGAAATCGAGCTTCTCGAGGACAACGAGCGCGCCCTCAAGGGCTACCGGGACCTTCTCGAGACCCTCTCCAACGTTCTCGGGCTTCTCGTCGAGAACCTCCGCCTTTACGAGCG is from Planctomycetota bacterium and encodes:
- a CDS encoding aminopeptidase: MRARAVQRVLKRCLGHREGEPVLVVTDAPLEPLARAFHQEALALGVEATLLALPPGAAAAGRLPPSAAEALRAGGSAVLITSRDLLPAAALREACARHGTRAASLPGVDPARLEALLDVDDEALARRNEELARRFEGARRVRLTTPAGTDLRFEIAGRPVRRDSGDLSRPGALGTLPAGEVAVAPVEGTAEGVVRADASIAGLGLLEQPVTIRFSAGRAVEVSDARLRDLLAPHGPDAFQLGEFGIGTNPRASVVGNLLEDEKAAGTAHLALGSNAALGGRVDVPIRVTVVLRGARVEIDGRPLEDEFLTPPAGPPVPADPGALPLESLDAYKVLFECSNDPQYVLDLETQRFLAVNPGFERFTGYSRDELLGGALTVGKLVARESQSVYQQKRDARRAVSAERYELRFLTKSGEKKPVELSVRRITLAGREVVVGSLRDLTHRKKLEQEMWEKIEELGYANSRIYALTEKIKRVPELTPLLLPLTDEEELLERAAALLCAREGLGYADVSFYLLREDALELVHSTVKLRRRRFPLASDHRLVRVLLGDEPGGMTRERAVMPLKGRERHIGVLEVFFHPKEIELLEDNERALKGYRDLLETLSNVLGLLVENLRLYERVRRQSIVDHLTGVFNRRYFDQKLAEEITRATRYGRELSLVLLDIDHFKDINDRMSYKQGDLVLQETARVFRSHTREVDMVCRYGGDEFAILMPETSYENALAKAENLRQVVRALEFTNAADPSKPLRLTLSIGVTAHHPDVRTGDELLRAVDEALHLAKRSGRDAVCGTFKGVRSTARS